In Oreochromis aureus strain Israel breed Guangdong linkage group 9, ZZ_aureus, whole genome shotgun sequence, the genomic window TCAGAACCTCAGAAAATTTTACTCAAGCAAtatattttaagacatttaaagaTAGAAACATGGCATTCAGCCTGCTTTCATTGAAATCTAAGGGAGTGCTCTGGAGCAAACATGCTCCACGAGAGAACAAGCTGTTTAAAAGTGTCACATAAAAGGTTTCAAATGTGGCCCCCAAGTGGTGAGACTTTTTTCTACAGAGAATTTGTTGACCtactttttctgtttaaataaattGTTGAAGAACATATTGTGTTATATGTGAGAACATAATGCACTTTGACCATTTAAAGTAATTTCATCATTTTCTTTCGAAGTGTAAAATGGTTTCAGAGTGAGGCACAAAAATGCCCATTTGCTGTCACATCACGTAGCATTTCAAAAGGCATCTCTTGTTTAGTGGTGTAAGGAGTTTCATCACATTTTAAACCCGGAGTTAATTTTGATTTTCCTTCTAATCAGACTTTCTCAGGTCAGATAAATCAGTTTTTAACCTCCTACCTCTCAGATTCAACTGGTCCTGGAAAGAGACGCCCGTGCTGCGTTGACGTCACCACCTCTGATATGAGTGCTGCCGTGGTGGGGAAGACATATCGTGAGCAGGCTGcaagaccaccctgtgtgaagGCTATACTGTAAGTCAGAACTCATTGTCCTTCATACAGACAAGTACATACAATCTGtgtaattttctcttttttttccagtttcaacacaaaaacagaaccGCTTTGTGCTGATCCAAATGCTCAGTGGGTCAAGGATCGTAAgtcatgcaaacacaaacacacacagaaataaatgaaatgtttttgcagaGAAAATCTTGAGCTctcctttgtctctctctcctcttcagTCACTGCCAAAATGACGAAGGTGTGAGGCATAAAGTCTGTGGTGGAGCATCGCTGCCTGTCTGTTACATCAGTGTTTTCTTTGCCCTCACATTAAAAGTCTTATTCATACCAGAGCGCTTTCTTTATGTAACTTTATTATAACCTTTTCCACATTAGGTTTTTTACTCTTACTTGTAGAGTAACCCTGTATTTTATTCCTGGCGTTGACTTTAGTCTTTCATGAAACAAATGGTTTTTTTAatggatcttttttttaaaaatggagttccagcttttttctgtcttttttttttcctgcttactctgtgtttatgtgatactaaaaaataaaaataaaaaaggtgtCTGGCACAGCTGTGAGTCATTAAATTGTGCCTCTCCTATTTCACACAGTGGCATGCTGGGACCGAGCTGTGTAATTAAAAGAGCCGACCGGGCAATACTGTAGAAAGCAGTAAACAGTGCAAGACCTGTGTTAATAAAGAAACGTGCATTAAATGAGAAATGCTGTGTCCATGGTGCATGAGTTGTGATGTCAGACCCACAGCCTATCCAGCAGAATGAAGCAGAATGGGTGGAGAAATATGCATCCCTTAACTCTTAGGATGGATTGGTCtgggtttaataaattgtttGGACAGTGTTTTGGGTAGTATCATGGCAGGTGGTATCTGTGCTGTCCTCAGTGGTGAGCCGAGTTTATCTGACAGTGTACAGGGGAGGGGGAGAAATAGAATAGAAGCCTGTGTGTGCCGGACTATATGTGTTGTGCTTCCACAGTAGCTGTGCCATTACACTGTCACTCTGGCTTCTTACGTTAATGGTTTTGCTCCGATTCTGAgagtttttctgtctctctgtcattCTTTCCCTCTCCAGCACTCTCTCTAGCACtgtgtttgtcttgttttttgtaCTAGATAAGTCTCATAATCGTACAAGATGTGCCGAAAGAAACTTTCCAACCACTCATTCATTAAGCACCCACCCCATCACACTATCAAATTCAGAAAGATATTTCTCACAAACCCATTTCTTACTCTCAAATAGTAaaaaaacaggggaaaaaaCTATTGCTGCTATCTTATCTTTGCTTTGCCTAGAAGCTTTCTAAGTTTTGTTAAGACAGAAAGTAAGATAAATGTACCTCTGTACTACCATGTCAAATGAAGGAAGCAAAGTTAACAAAAACTGGAGAAAAATTAAACTGGAATAACCAAATAAAGTATTCACAGAAGAGGAATGGgataaaacaagttttacatttattaagATTATGTTGAAAAAATCCTTTACTTCCCGAGATGCTCATTCACCATCTTCTTGAACCAGGTTCTGTTGCAGTTCAACCATCGAATCAAAGATGCCAATGCCAAGATCGCCCGCTGGTATCTAACCTTACAACAaattgaaacaaatgagcgtgctgtgtgtgcaacagtgCGACAAACATTatctgtccttttattaactacACAGTAATGCTGGTCATTAGCTGCTAGCTaactgggtaaggctgtcatgggtctgtagctctgtccaccgttttagggaacatatttcagtttaaagtaagttacaggggtTTTCTCTGCCTTTCTGGAGGACTTATATTTCGCTAAAATGATCCttcagcactatcagcagcagcaacccctcaccagcaacattgtaccccaTCAGGTAAAGCATAGGTTAGGTTTACTTTGCCTTGTCCCTGTCTGATGATGGTGATATCGCACGATGTGATTCAGTATTACATTTGTGATGAATGTGGGTTGTTGTTATCCAGCCTGGTTTCATGTGCCCcattttaactttgagcacctgCCCCATAATCATCTCTGCACAGCTCTGCTCTGGCTCTCAGAGTATGATGTGGAACAATTTTAGCGTGTACTAAAAAGGTTTGGGctatttttatttacacatttccaaaccaaatcacaacattttgcgtgttctttgtctttttcgATTATGTCCATGGTTGTTTTCTGTCCGTCGTAGCTTTGCACCTCTTACCAGGTTTGTCTGTGAAGTCATTTTGTATCTCTTTGCTGTCTTTCTACATATTTGTAGGTTttgaatttctttattttttatgtgtttgtggtATCTTTAGTCATTTCAAATAGTTTTTTTATTCTCGTTTTGTGCATGTACCCATTTTGATAACCACAAACCACTAACCGATTGCTCTGAATGTTTTTAGACTCATGCAACATATTTGGAAAGGAAGCGTGATCATTAAAGACTGACAAAGATCTAACCAATGGTGTCATATCTGAGTTACATCTTCCTATTTTGAGAACCACATGATTTATGATACAGAGGAAAAATGTTGATTCTGCAAACTCATATTATCATTTATTATGAAACAGAAGCAACAAAGTGACACATCACTACACTGGTGCTCATAGAGCCAGTTCACATGTGGGAATATGCTGCTGAATGAAGAGCTAGTGTCATACTGTGATGATTAACCGTAGGCAGacagaaataaatatttcagattCTCTGTCATTACCTTCAGCAAGTCTTCAGTGTTGAAAAATTAGATTGAACTTGCTGTAAATATCTCAATATATTTGAATTATATTTGTATTCTTCAGATGATTAAACACCACAGTGTGTACGTAGTTTTGATGTTCCAAATATGATATTTCAACAAGTATAAACCTGCTTGATATTTTAAACCATTATTATtggtttcatttatatattatGAGATATAAGATAAGAGTTTATTGATCCCACAGCAGGGAAATTTGTAATCATACAAAATGTGCCGAAAGAAACTTTCCAACCACTCATTCATTAAGCAGTCACCCCATCACACCATCAAATTCAGAAAGATATTTCACAAAAACCCACTTCCTACACTCAAAtagtaaaaaaacagaaaagaaactaTTGCTGCTATCTTATCTTTGCTTTACCTAGAAGCTTTCTAAGTTTGGTTAAGACAGAAAGTAAGATAAATGTACCTCTGTACTACCATGTCAAATGAAGGAAGCGAACTTAACGAAAAGTGCAGAAAAATTAAACAGGAGTAACCAAATAAAGTATTCATGGAGGAGGgataagataaaacaagttttacatttattaagATTATGTAGACAGGCACACTGAGCCTTCCTCTCACTGAGCTGTGGGCCACGTGGGGAGATTATCTACAGTGAAGAGTTACAGCCTTTTATGCATGTGGAGGATTTAAGGCCTGGATAAAAGTCTTTTGTCCTCTCCAATGGAAAATGGGTAAGATGAaagtggggatttttttta contains:
- the LOC116318441 gene encoding eotaxin-like isoform X5; the protein is MSVKILSITLLLLSLCVSCHSSEDSTGPGKRRPCCVDVTTSDMSAAVVGKTYREQAARPPCVKAILFNTKTEPLCADPNAQWVKDLTAKMTKV